From Magnolia sinica isolate HGM2019 chromosome 13, MsV1, whole genome shotgun sequence, one genomic window encodes:
- the LOC131222515 gene encoding uncharacterized protein LOC131222515 codes for MVPIPKWNFSWTLVATIISLVALVLVVHTFLYPLVPSSLDYLGGRQSRSSCLQINGSIEVGGGHLTSNSLLGLDLDARFPADSHWAVSYRGAPWKADIGQWFSGCDSIATEIDIVESIGGKGCKNDCSGQGICNRELGQCRCFHGYAGESCSEKLQLDCNLPVSPEQPYGRWVVSICPAHCDTTRAMCFCGEGTKYPNRPVAEACGFQVKLPSEPGGPKLTDWTKADLENIFTTNSSKPGWCNVDPKEAYASKVKFKEECDCKYDCLWGQFCEVPSLCSCVNQCSGRGHCRGGFCQCDAGWYGIDCSIPSVLSSMREWPRWLQPATVSLADTHLTGDLLNVNALVKKKRPLIYVYDLPAEFDSHLLEGRHFKFECVNRIYSEQNTTLWTDQLYGSQMALYESILASPYRTLNGEEADYFYVPVLDACLITRADDAPHLNIQEHMGLRSSLALDYYKKAHDHIVEHYPYWNRSSGRDHIWLFSWDEGACYAPKEIWNSMMLVHWGNTNSRHNHSTTAYWADNWDNIPSDKRGDHPCFDPDKDLVLPAWKRPDPGSLRLKLWARSREERKRLFYFNGNLGPAYENGRPEDTYSMGIRQKLAKEFGSIPDKDGKLGRQYTENTTVTSKRADNYYDDLASSIFCGVLPGDGWSGRMEDSVLQGCIPVVIQDGIFLPYENVLNYDSFAVRIREDEIPNLLQILRGFNETEIEFMLANVGKIWQRFLYRDSVLLEAERQKRLSGQVYDWAEEFSKLGEDDVFATFIQVLHYKLHNDPWRRHLDSRRKEFGLPKACLRNNK; via the exons ATGGTCCCTATTCCGAAATGGAACTTCTCTTGGACTTTGGTAGCAACAATCATTTCTCTTGTAGCATTAGTTTTGGTTGTTCATACGTTCCTGTACCCTTTGGTGCCATCCTCTCTTGATTATCTTGGTGGCCGGCAATCTCGGAGTTCTTGTCTCCAAATTAATGGCTCGATTGAAGTAGGTGGTGGCCATTTGACCAGTAATTCACTGCTAGGCCTTGATTTAGATGCTCGGTTTCCTGCTGACTCTCATTGGGCAGTGAGTTACCGGGGTGCACCGTGGAAAGCAGATATTGGACAGTGGTTTTCTGGCTGCGATTCAATTGCCACAGAAATAGATATCGTTGAG AGCATAGGTGGAAAGGGCTGCAAGAACGACTGTAGTGGTCAAGGCATTTGTAACCGTGAACTGGGACAATGCAGATGTTTTCATGGATATGCTG GGGAAAGTTGTTCCGAGAAATTGCAGTTGGACTGCAATCTTCCAGTATCTCCGGAGCAGCCATATGGGCGATGGGTTGTTTCAATTTGCCCAGCACATTGTGATACAACAAGAGCAATGTGCTTTTGTGGAGAAGGAACCAAGTACCCAAATCGTCCTGTGGCAGAGGCATGTGGCTTTCAAGTGAA GTTACCATCTGAACCCGGCGGTCCTAAGCTGACTGATTGGACAAAGGCTGATCTGGAAAATATTTTTACGACCAACAGTAGCAAGCCTGGCTGGTGTAATGTTGACCCGAAAGAAGCATACGCTTCCAAGGTGAAATTCAAAGAGGAATGTGACTGTAAATATGATTGCCTTTGGGGACAGTTTTGTGAGGTGCCTTCACTATGCAGTTGTGTCAACCAATGCTCTGGGCGTGGACATTGTCGCGGTGGATTTTGTCAG TGTGATGCCGGTTGGTATGGAATAGATTGCAGCATTCCATCTGTTTTGTCATCAATGAGAGAATGGCCTCGATGGCTTCAACCGGCTACAGTCAGTTTGGCCGATACACATCTTACTGGTGATCTCCTGAATGTTAATGCTCTGGTGAAAAAGAAAAGGCCTCTTATATATGTTTATGATTTGCCTGCAGAATTCGATAGTCATCTCCTTGAG GGGCGGCATTTCAAGTTTGAATGTGTAAATAGGATATATAGTGAGCAGAACACAACACTGTGGACAGACCAGTTGTATGGCTCACAG ATGGCACTCTATGAAAGCATCCTGGCTAGCCCTTACCGAACACTGAACGGCGAAGAAGCAGACTATTTCTATGTTCCGGTTCTTGATGCCTGCCTCATCACTCGCGCAGACGACGCACCCCACTTGAACATACAG GAACACATGGGTTTGAGGAGCTCACTAGCTTTGGATTATTACAAGAAGGCACATGATCACATTGTCGAGCATTACCCGTATTGGAACCGCTCGTCCGGAAGAGATCATATTTGG TTATTTTCATGGGATGAAGGTGCTTGCTATGCTCCTAAAGAGATCTGGAATAGTATGATGTTGGTTCACTGGGGGAACACGAATTCGAGGCACAATCACTCGACAACTGCTTATTGGGCCGACAACTGGGATAACATTCCTTCTGATAAAAGAGGCGACCATCCATGCTTCGACCCAGACAAGGATCTTGTGCTTCCCGCTTGGAAGCGGCCTGATCCCGGTTCCTTGAGATTAAAACTGTGGGCCAG ATCGCGTGAAGAGCGTAAAAGGCTGTTCTACTTTAATGGAAATCTAGGACCTGCTTATGAAAATGGCAGACCTGAAGATAC GTATAGCATGGGTATCAGGCAAAAACTAGCGAAAGAATTCGGCTCAATCCCTGACAAGGATGGAAAGCTTGGGAGACAATATACAGAAAACACGACTGTAACTTCAAAGCGTGCTGATAATTATTATGACGACTTAGCAAGCTCTATTTTCTGTGGGGTTTTGCCAGGGGATGGTTGGAGCGGTCGAATGGAAGATAGTGTTTTGCAAGGTTGCATTCCTGTCGTAATTCAG GATGGAATCTTCCTTCCATACGAGAATGTTCTCAACTATGATAGCTTTGCTGTACGCATTCGCGAGGATGAGATTCCAAATTTGCTGCAAATTCTTCGG GGATTTAATGAGACAGAAATCGAATTCATGTTGGCAAATGTGGGCAAGATCTGGCAGAGGTTCTTATATCGCGATTCTGTCTTGCTTGAGGCCGAGAGACAGAAGAGATTGTCTGGACAAGTCTATGATTGGGCTGAGGAGTTCTCAAAACTGGGGGAGGATGATGTTTTTGCAACATTCATACAG GTACTACACTACAAATTACACAACGACCCTTGGAGGCGGCATCTTGATTCTCGACGAAAGGAGTTTGGATTGCCAAAAGCATGTTTAAGAAACAATAAGTGA